In one Anaerolineales bacterium genomic region, the following are encoded:
- a CDS encoding GAF domain-containing protein, whose translation MTSRQVQFSSPPFRTLIGILPVLVLTIGIGYSAAYAFLVPQSGFEFSSLWVVLLAPDCASESEWCQANPGRVQQGDRLIQIGDLTFEQYTSDPLTRSFEGSSPGELVPIKLERGGEVLQIDWLMPSPGIGSGVANALLVSIPFLPFWAASFLVFLLIRPRDERWGILILFFSTTALWLAIGSVSITGIGYSGVVYAALMLIMLPIYIHTHLVVPQRMPSAKPGLGLALLYAAGTIGAVLVLLSIVPRWIWYLAALGAFVGSMAILLYRSFVLPSASQRLPTRLMLFGIGMAFFPSLLIFIVPAILEIELPSRWGTAIALLALPALPLTYVYAAFKRQFGDLEFRANRVLGLYTFILAYSTAFALVFVLVSASITSQEGDVIAALLVSILFIAFAPYSQSRFQRWFEHLAYGSVYDPDEVLTRFSQNLPIASDPEKLVRLIADEITPSLYIRQSALYLMDGAASLMYARNLRLEETDLGLLALGALLQDAGHYRPPGIVQGSDADWVRLALPLETRDRHVGVWLFGQRDPDDHYARKDIQLLSTLAAQVALAIENSRLYVASQRQMQELTGLYDVALATGTALQVDRLLREVYAPVRRLIALDAFAASLYHPKDKTIEILLAVEDGQPVPEAIGVRFPASAGGLTSQVVATGRSLLVGEVQGDMLPASASVGSVERIQSWLGVPLLAREQLVGVISVQAFRPNAFSEKDQRFLETLAGQVATAMSNAILYEETRQRATQQEALNAVIAAAAGATALPDLLETGLEQSIRALDVPAGVVWLDHPLVARARGVAAELRPLAARMVAIALSRPWPVLAEDDWRGRLDDPTHAALATELHELGIRATLTVPLIAEGRPIGGLTLAGPDPHRWSREEMGVAEAIGRQLGSAVERLRLLDQIQENARQLQRILDSVEEGILILDESLRVTLANPAAQDYIRALADARIGDRPTRLAGIPIEEILQPRPGGLPHTVTLGAPSNQVFEILSTPFVVAGKREGWTLLIRNTTDAFQIQQMAQQQDRLAAVGQLAAGIAHDFNNIMAAIILYAEMLLAQPDLTGRSSERLLTILEQAQRASGLTRQVLDFSRRSVMEQHPTTLVPFLKELLKLLARTLPESIALRLDFQEEDVIVNADPGRLQQVFMNLALNARDAMPAGGELRFDQATLDVLDGQIPPSPGMAKGRWVCIAVSDTGEGIPSEALPHIFEPFYTTKDVGSGTGLGLAQVYGIVQQHGGHILVRSERGRGTRFSIYLPVLFAVAGPSEARAAQAVVRGHKETVLVVEDDAATREGVRQVLESLDYQVRVASDGEEALEVFKGQGGFDLVVTDLVMPGVGGMALYKALKERDPKVKVIIMTGYPLGGGTRELLEEGQVFWIQKPLNTATLSAAVRQAFGDSPVEGA comes from the coding sequence ATGACGTCCCGTCAGGTCCAATTCAGTTCACCGCCCTTCCGCACCCTGATCGGCATCCTGCCGGTCTTGGTGCTCACCATTGGAATCGGCTACAGCGCAGCCTACGCCTTCCTCGTCCCGCAGTCCGGGTTCGAGTTCAGTTCGCTCTGGGTGGTCTTGCTGGCGCCAGACTGCGCCTCGGAATCCGAGTGGTGTCAAGCGAATCCGGGCCGGGTACAACAAGGGGACCGGCTGATCCAGATCGGCGATCTGACTTTTGAGCAGTACACCAGCGATCCACTTACCCGGTCATTTGAGGGGAGCAGCCCGGGCGAGCTCGTGCCGATCAAGCTCGAGCGCGGCGGCGAGGTTCTGCAGATCGATTGGCTGATGCCAAGTCCGGGAATCGGATCCGGTGTAGCCAATGCGTTGCTCGTTTCAATCCCCTTTCTCCCCTTCTGGGCCGCCTCGTTCTTGGTCTTCCTGCTCATCCGCCCACGGGACGAGCGCTGGGGAATCTTGATCCTGTTCTTCTCAACGACTGCGCTCTGGCTGGCGATTGGGAGCGTCTCTATTACCGGGATCGGCTACTCTGGTGTTGTGTATGCGGCCTTGATGTTGATCATGCTACCGATCTACATTCACACCCACCTGGTCGTTCCACAGCGGATGCCGAGCGCCAAACCGGGCCTCGGCCTGGCGTTGCTCTATGCCGCAGGCACGATCGGCGCCGTGCTCGTGTTGTTGTCGATTGTCCCCCGCTGGATCTGGTACCTGGCGGCGCTTGGGGCCTTCGTGGGGAGTATGGCCATCCTGCTCTATCGCAGCTTCGTGCTTCCATCTGCCTCCCAGCGACTCCCGACCCGCCTGATGCTGTTCGGAATCGGCATGGCTTTCTTCCCCTCCTTGCTGATCTTCATCGTGCCTGCGATCCTGGAAATCGAACTCCCCTCCCGCTGGGGGACGGCGATCGCCTTGCTGGCCCTTCCGGCGCTCCCCCTAACCTATGTCTACGCGGCCTTCAAGCGGCAGTTTGGCGACCTCGAGTTCCGGGCGAACCGCGTGCTCGGGTTGTACACCTTCATCCTGGCGTACTCCACGGCCTTCGCCCTGGTATTCGTTCTTGTGAGCGCTTCGATCACCTCCCAGGAGGGGGATGTCATCGCCGCCCTGCTGGTGTCGATCCTGTTCATCGCCTTCGCGCCTTACTCCCAATCGCGCTTCCAGCGCTGGTTCGAGCACCTGGCGTATGGCTCGGTCTATGATCCGGATGAAGTGCTGACGCGGTTCTCTCAGAACCTGCCGATCGCCTCCGACCCGGAAAAGCTGGTACGGCTGATCGCCGACGAGATCACCCCCAGTCTGTACATCCGCCAGTCAGCCCTGTACCTGATGGATGGTGCCGCCAGCTTGATGTACGCCCGCAATCTGCGGTTGGAGGAAACCGACCTCGGGCTTCTGGCATTGGGGGCCCTGCTGCAAGACGCAGGTCACTACCGACCTCCGGGGATCGTCCAGGGATCTGACGCCGACTGGGTACGCTTGGCGCTTCCGCTGGAGACGCGCGATCGGCATGTCGGTGTGTGGTTGTTTGGACAGCGAGATCCGGACGACCACTACGCTCGGAAGGATATCCAGCTTCTATCCACCCTGGCGGCTCAGGTCGCCTTGGCAATCGAGAATTCCCGGCTGTACGTCGCCTCTCAGCGCCAGATGCAGGAGCTGACGGGGCTGTACGATGTCGCCCTGGCGACCGGCACGGCTCTGCAGGTCGATCGCCTCCTGCGCGAAGTGTATGCCCCGGTGCGAAGACTGATTGCGCTGGATGCCTTCGCCGCCTCGCTTTACCACCCAAAGGACAAAACGATCGAGATCCTGCTGGCCGTCGAAGACGGCCAGCCAGTTCCGGAAGCCATTGGGGTGCGCTTCCCGGCCTCGGCTGGCGGCCTGACCAGTCAAGTGGTCGCCACGGGTCGGTCACTGCTGGTCGGCGAGGTTCAAGGCGACATGTTGCCCGCCAGCGCCTCCGTGGGCTCCGTTGAGCGCATTCAGTCGTGGCTGGGCGTGCCGTTGCTGGCTCGGGAGCAGCTGGTCGGGGTGATATCTGTGCAGGCCTTCCGTCCAAATGCCTTCAGCGAGAAGGACCAGCGTTTCCTGGAGACGCTGGCGGGTCAAGTGGCGACGGCGATGAGCAACGCCATCCTGTACGAGGAGACTCGCCAGCGAGCGACCCAGCAGGAAGCCCTCAACGCCGTGATTGCCGCCGCCGCAGGCGCCACGGCCCTTCCGGACCTGCTGGAGACCGGGCTGGAGCAATCGATCCGGGCCCTGGACGTCCCGGCCGGGGTGGTGTGGCTCGACCACCCGCTGGTGGCCCGGGCCCGAGGCGTAGCCGCCGAGCTTCGACCATTGGCCGCGCGCATGGTTGCCATCGCCCTCTCCCGGCCGTGGCCGGTTCTGGCCGAAGACGACTGGCGGGGCAGGCTAGATGATCCGACCCATGCCGCCCTCGCCACAGAGCTGCACGAGCTGGGCATCCGCGCCACCCTGACGGTGCCCCTGATTGCGGAAGGACGTCCGATCGGCGGTTTGACTCTGGCCGGCCCAGACCCTCATCGTTGGAGCCGTGAGGAGATGGGGGTGGCCGAAGCCATCGGCCGCCAGCTGGGAAGCGCAGTGGAAAGGCTGCGTCTGCTTGACCAGATCCAGGAAAACGCCAGGCAGCTTCAGCGCATCCTCGATAGCGTGGAGGAAGGAATTCTCATCCTGGATGAGAGCCTGCGGGTGACGCTGGCCAACCCGGCCGCCCAGGACTACATCCGCGCCCTGGCCGATGCCCGCATCGGGGACCGGCCGACTCGGCTGGCAGGCATTCCGATCGAGGAGATCCTGCAGCCGAGGCCGGGAGGGCTTCCGCATACCGTCACTCTCGGTGCTCCTTCGAATCAGGTGTTTGAGATCCTGAGCACGCCATTCGTCGTCGCCGGCAAGCGAGAAGGCTGGACGTTGCTGATCCGGAACACCACGGACGCCTTCCAGATTCAGCAGATGGCCCAGCAGCAAGACCGTCTGGCGGCCGTCGGGCAGCTCGCCGCTGGCATCGCCCACGACTTCAACAACATCATGGCCGCCATCATCCTGTACGCCGAGATGCTTCTGGCCCAGCCAGACCTGACTGGTCGATCTTCCGAGCGCCTGCTGACCATCCTGGAGCAGGCGCAACGGGCCTCCGGGCTCACCCGCCAGGTGCTGGATTTCAGCCGCCGGTCGGTCATGGAGCAGCACCCGACCACCCTCGTACCGTTCCTCAAGGAGTTGCTCAAGCTCCTGGCCCGCACGCTGCCGGAGAGTATCGCTCTCCGCCTGGATTTTCAAGAGGAGGATGTGATCGTCAACGCCGACCCCGGCCGGCTGCAGCAGGTCTTCATGAACCTCGCCCTCAATGCCCGGGATGCGATGCCGGCTGGGGGTGAGCTCCGCTTCGATCAGGCGACGCTGGACGTCCTGGACGGCCAGATCCCGCCTTCGCCCGGCATGGCCAAAGGGCGGTGGGTGTGCATCGCAGTCTCCGACACCGGCGAGGGGATACCCTCCGAGGCTCTGCCCCACATCTTCGAGCCTTTCTACACGACCAAGGACGTCGGCTCGGGAACTGGCCTCGGACTGGCGCAGGTGTATGGCATCGTCCAACAGCATGGCGGCCATATCCTGGTACGGAGTGAGCGCGGGCGCGGGACCCGATTCTCGATTTACCTTCCAGTCCTTTTCGCCGTTGCCGGACCGTCGGAGGCGAGGGCAGCCCAGGCGGTGGTGCGCGGGCACAAGGAAACCGTAC